The genomic stretch GGCCTGGTAATTTTAATGATTGGTATATTTGGTTGGCTGGTTGTAGGCGAGATTGGCTGGGCCAGGTGGTTTTCGCTTCTCTAGCAGCTGCTGTCTATTTTATCTGGTTTAATAGGAACAAATGCTATTTTGATAATATAGTTGTTATTCTGTTTCCAAAGTTGATCAATTGATTCGGTTTTCTATCAAAACCAGGGTGCTTAATTCCAATACTAGGAAGTTGTTTGCTAGAGGGAAACAAATGTTAGAGTTTGTTTCTAGTTTGTAATTTGTTTTGGGGAGCTCTTGCTCTGGCCTTTGTTTGTAACTTGTTGGTTTGATCAATAATTTttctttcttgataaaaaaaaatatatatatatataatctatttatacaTTATACATGCTTTTTATATttgtgaaaaaaataataatatagtcAACTATTAAAATTTTTATACTCatgatataaataaataaataaaacaaacattatTATCTActtagtacatatatatataaattcttcaaaaatttagttttgtaaatttttgtaacaatcatgttaaataaatttataaatatttatgtaaatttgagttacaaaaataaactttttgattgtgaaattaattttgtaaattgttgttacaaaaatgtaaaacgtgtttaaaaaaatatattgtaacTCTGTAACTGcatttttcatataaatatatatagatatatattcaataaagtgttttaGAATATCTTAAGTttgtatttttaagttgtataacaTAAATATGATGGCAgctgtaattttttggtacaatattgtaacaatatagaaaaatataatatttttatgtatattttgatattattttttaactataaaatattttcctaaatgttagttacaaaaatatctttcttagttatagaactagatttgtaaactattgttacaaaaataaaaaaaattagttacgaatttgtttgtaagttttatctaaaaaagaaaaatatacaattctataactgatttttgtaaatattattgaCAAATATGTAATAGATATTTACAattttgtaacagatatttacaagtttgtaaacgttgattacaaaaatttatattttactacttttatttatgattttgccactctGTATTTACATTTTTGCCCAttcgtgtttttatccaaaaattctatatttttataatgcatcatatatttttttttaaacttttattgcaTTTATGTAGATTTCCCttgaatttattattataaaatttaGCTCTATCCCTACCGATGATTGAGGCATGTAGCGTATAAAGAAtgagtttcttttttttttttttttgaggaaaaGAAGAACTTTATATTCAACAATCACAAAACAAATACAATGCCAGCACTATCTAACAGCTACAACAAACTGCCAGAAGGAAAAGTTACAGGGAATTTATACAGCCAATTAcatctctttctcttttcttAGCCTTGGTACAATTAATTTCCTTAACTCTAGCTTTGATAGCTAATTTTATAGATGAACTAACTATCATCACTGAGTTACAACACAAATCAAACACACACCTATTTCTATTACACCAAACTGAGTAAAATACTGCTGAAAGTATAGCATTCCACACCAGATACAACAGGTCTGAACAGACATTGGAGCTCCAAGTCTTCCAGGCTTCAATGGTCAGAGGCGAGCTCCTAAAACCAGACCAGGAGCTAACTTCTTGCTGAATTTTCTTAGTGAAGGTGCAGTAAAAAAAGAGGTGCTGATGGGACTCAGTAACACTATCCCAGACCGGGCAGAGATAGGAGGCCAGATCCAAAAATTTCCCCAGATTATCTCGAGTAAGAAGGTGTTCATTAATTGGTTGCCAGGAAATATATCTGTGTTTCGGGACACATAATCGATGCAATATAGCATATGCATATTGAACCTCGCTAGCTGTGATAAGACAAAGATAAAAAGTTTTCGCTTTGAATTTACCTCTTAACCCCGAAGAGCTAACAGCAGCAGAATCTATTACATTCCTCAGCTTCAATAATTTCCGAAAGTACCAGCTAGTGTCACTTATTAAGggaacagaccagaaactttggCCTTTAAGGTAGATCGAGTCTATCCATTTGACCCATAAGCAATCCTTTTTGCTCGATATAGCCCAAATATACTTGGCCATCAACGCAATATTCCACTTCCTGCCCTCAAAGAAGCCAACTCCTCCATACTTTTTGGGAAGACATACTTGCTCCCAAGAAGTGAGGTGAGGTTTGCTTCGGTTCCCTTTCAACCCCCAAAGAAAATCTCTGCAACTTTTATCTATGACATCAACAACTTTCTGAGGAAGGATGAAGATGTTCATCCAGAAATTCCTAATTCCAAGAAGGACTGAATGAATGAGTTGAGCTCGACCTGCAAAAGAAAGATTCCTGCTAGCCCAGGAATGGAGGTTCCGCTGTATTTTTTCAATGATTTCCCCACAGTCTGCAGCTCTCCACTTAGTTGGTCTAAGGTGAATTCCAAGATACTTAAGCGGAAAAGAGCCTTCTTCCATTTGAGTAATCTCCAATAGTTGAGATTTACAATCATCTTTCAAGCCTCCAAAGTATATATGAGACTTAGAGTTGTTGATTGAGAGGCCTGTTGTGGCACAAAAACTATCAATAGCAGCCTGTATGAGTCTCATTGATTTCACATTACCCTtgcaaaaaataactaaattgtCTGCAAAACAGAGATTGGCAAGATTTACATGCTTACATAAGGGATGGAAACCAAAACCTTTTTGTTTAGAAGTCTGAAATAAAAGTCGAGTCAGATACTCCATAATCAAAACAAACAAAAGAGGAGATACCAGATCTCCTTGTCTAAGACCTTTTTCCCCTCTAAAGGTGCCATGAAGCCGACCATTGAGCATCAATGTATAAGAGGTTCCCTTTAAACAGACCAACACCCAATGTATGAACCTCGAAGGAAAACAAAGACCCTTGAGCAAGTCAGCCACAAACTGCCAATCAACTGTATCGTAAGCTTTACTGAGATCGATCTTCATGATACATCTAGCTGAGATGTTTTTCCTCGTATAACCCTTGAGCAAGTTCTGAAATATAAGTATATTATGAGCCAGGAGACGATTTTTGATGAAAGCCCCTTGATTACTGTGGATCAAGAATTGAAGAACTTCAGACAAGCGAGAACACAACATTTTAGAAATGCATTTATAGAGCGTATTGCAGCAAGCAATAGGTCTATAATCAGCTGCTGTTTTAGGGGAACCAGTCTTCAGAATGAGGGAGATAACAGTCTCATTAAGATCGCTGGGAAGAACACCATCACGAAATTTTTTTAACACTGCCATACTTATGTAATTTCCTATCTCATTCCAAAGGCCTTTGAAAAAACCTGCACCAAACCCATCCAGACCTGGGCTCTTAATGGAGTGAATGCCAAACAGAGCTTCTTTTACATCATTCTTAGAGAAAGGCCTGATTAAATTGACCTGCTACGGAATAGAAAGTTTTTCACCAAAACTCAGGCTTTTAGTATCAATCTTCTTAGTGGCCGAGCTCTTCTTCCCCATGAAGTTCCTGAAATGATTAAAGTAATGCTCTACCaccttatcataatcatcaatcaccTCCTCATTAACCACAAATGAAGTAATTCTATTCTCAGCCCTTCTTTTTTTCATGATTGCATGAAAGTAATGGGAGTTTTCATCATTAAATTGCAGCCAAGTGATCTTACTGGTTTGTTGGAGGAAACTAACATACCTCTTCCTAGCTTGAATAAATTCTTGAAACTTAATCTGTTCA from Humulus lupulus chromosome 5, drHumLupu1.1, whole genome shotgun sequence encodes the following:
- the LOC133779728 gene encoding uncharacterized protein LOC133779728: MAVLKKFRDGVLPSDLNETVISLILKTGSPKTAADYRPIACCNTLYKCISKMLCSRLSEVLQFLIHSNQGAFIKNRLLAHNILIFQNLLKGYTRKNISARCIMKIDLSKAYDTVDWQFVADLLKGLCFPSRFIHWVLVCLKGTSYTLMLNGRLHGTFRGEKGLRQGDLVSPLLFVLIMEYLTRLLFQTSKQKGFGFHPLCKHVNLANLCFADNLVIFCKGNVKSMRLIQAAIDSFCATTGLSINNSKSHIYFGGLKDDCKSQLLEITQMEEGSFPLKYLGIHLRPTKWRAADCGEIIEKIQRNLHSWASRNLSFAGRAQLIHSVLLGIRNFWMNIFILPQKVVDVIDKSCRDFLWGLKGNRSKPHLTSWEQVCLPKKYGGVGFFEGRKWNIALMAKYIWAISSKKDCLWVKWIDSIYLKGQSFWSVPLISDTSWYFRKLLKLRNVIDSAAVSSSGLRGKFKAKTFYLCLITASEVQYAYAILHRLCVPKHRYISWQPINEHLLTRDNLGKFLDLASYLCPVWDSVTESHQHLFFYCTFTKKIQQEVSSWSGFRSSPLTIEAWKTWSSNVCSDLLYLVWNAILSAVFYSVWCNRNRCVFDLCCNSVMIVSSSIKLAIKARVKEINCTKAKKRERDVIGCINSL